The stretch of DNA gggctttgaagcaacttaggattcagcactgacttgtagttgaacctagtcggattattgtagattatacaataattgtatgttatgtttaatatgtaatttgaacttaattacattacgtttccgctgtataatttaagaaaaaaatttagaccctgttttataattgattaattagtcccaataatgattaagaacttgattagcgtccgggtcccccacaggtattttaatacacattctgagtatttcatttactaaatcaagtattttaaaactaaaattaagtatttcgcaattaaaactaagtatttcaaaaagttcaattagttgataatttatttttttaaaataaaaaatatttaaatttaatttatatgtcatccaaatacatTGAGAATGATGAGTGGAAAGAGAAGATGCCCAACAAAAATAGGTATTTATACagttttttattaattaaatgggtAAAAAGGTAAATATATATGAAACATGTAGTAAAAACTAAGTTGGTATTTTGTCAAAtactaaaatacaaaaataaacttATGGATATTgaatcttaaataaataatagacATAGGTATTTTTCTAGGAATTGCCATTCAAATAATTATAGtgaattcaaaatattttttaaaccaaAAAAACTTGAGCTCGCAGTTCTGTTCTCTTCTTCATGTTCTTCTCTTCCCCTTGAAAGTTGGAACTCCTCTATCTTCTCTTATCCATTTTTTCCTCTTAGCTTCGTCCATGTTGCTCTAATTTTACAGGCAACATTTCTCTTTCTCATGGTGATTAATATATAGTTGATGTATCGTTCGAAGAAGAGAAAGATTGGTAATGGCGTAAATTTCATGTGTCAATAGAGTAAAACAGTTTCACGCCATCGACAATCGCTCCATTTACtttgatattttatattttgtcaACATTCTGACAACCAAAGTTTTATATATAAAGAGATTACATAATTCCATTATTTCAGATTACGGATGCTGACACCATTGGCTAGACTATATGCCCGCCGGAAACCGTCGGGAACTATTCGGATTTTATAAATTGGTAGAGAATACTAGAAGATATGGCTTCCTTAATCCAGCTCATAGACCTCAACTCTGTTGCTGCCTCAACAACACCGTTCGTTCACAAGAATACTTGGCGGAATTCAACTGTCAGAATTCACACGACGCCAATAAAAACAACCAGTCTACGAGAAGCCCTTTTGTCACTCTCCAACATTTTAGTTTCGAGCAGTCAGAAAAATTGCTTGGATAAAGCTTACTCATCAGTTCTTGATCTTTGTGCGAGCCAAAAGTCCCTATCACATGGCAAACAAATACATGCCCACGTTTTAAAATGCAACAATGTGCGTGATTTGCCATTCTTGGATACCAAACTTGTGCTTATGTATGGTAAATGTGGCAACTTACAGGAGGCCGAAGTGCTGTTTGAGGAAATGCTAGAAAGGAGTATTTTCACTTACAATGCAATGCTTGGTGCATATGTTTTGAATGGGAAGTCTCAGGCAGCAATTGAACTTTATGCAGAAATGAGATTCTGGGAAATTCCCTTAGACGCCCATACTTGTTGCAGTGTCTTAAAGGCTTGTGCTGGATTTAAAGATATTTACTGTGGAAGGGAAATTCATGGATTTGGCGTGAAGTTTGGGATTTCATGTAATGATATTTTTGTGAATGCACTCGCGAACATGTACACCAAGTGCAATGATCTAAATGCGGTGGTGTTGTTATTTAATAGAATGACAGGAAGAGGAGCTGAGTTGTGGAATATAATGATTTCAGCATATTCTATGAATGGGATGAGCAGAGAAGCATTAAGGCTGTTTTGGGAAATGCAAAATGTTGGTGTCACCCCTAGCACATATACTTTTGTGGCTGCTCTTCAAGCCTGTCAGGATTCATTACttgggatgcaaatgcacaATATCGTTCTGAAATCTCACATTTTTTCTGATCGTTATGTCGCAAATGCCTTGGTTGTCATGTACTCAAAGTTCTCTAGAATTGATGAAGCTATTAGAGTATTCACTGAAATGCCTGAGAGAGATAATGTTTCTTGGAATGCCATGTTATCTGGTTATGTTCAAAATGGCCTCTATGACGAAgcactcaaattctttcatgaGATCGTGAGTTCTGGTCAGCGCCTGGACCAGGTATCAGCAATCAGTGTTCTGTCAGCCTGTGGCAGGTCAGGGAATCTGGTGAATGGAATGGAAGTTCATGCTTGTGTTCTGAAAAATGGGATGGAATTTGATCTTCACGTAGCCAACACAGTAATTGACATGTATGCGAAGTGTTCTAAAAcaaatttcatgtattattctTTTCGGAGAATTTACCACAAAGACCCTATTTCTTGGACGACAATCATTGCCGGTTATATTCAAAATTATTGTTATGAAAAGGCCTTGCAGTTATTCAAGGAAGTGCAGGTGGAGGGTGTTGATATTGATAAGATGATGCTTGAAAGTGCTCTCCTAGCTTGTCACTGGTTACATTGCATTCTAACTGTGAAAGAGATCCATGGTTACATAGTGAGAAGAGATTTTTCAGATGTTATCATACAAAACACGTTGGTTGATGTGTATGGGGATTGTGGAAAATTAGATTATGCAAGACACATATTTGGGCAAATTGAAGTTAAAAACGTTGTATCCTGGACAAGCATGATAACTTCTTATTTAGATAACGGACTTGCGTGTGAGGCTCTTCAACTTTTCTTCAACATGGTCAGGGAtgatgttgaactggattctatTGCAATCTTGACTATTCTCTCGGCAGCTGCTAATTTATCTGCCCTGAGGAAGGGTAAAGAGATTCATGGATATTTGCTGAGGAAGTACTTTCATGCAGAGGATTTGATTGCTAGCTCACTTGTGGATATGTATGCTAGCTGTGGGGATATTGATAGCTCTTATGCTGTTTTCAAATCTGTAAAACATAGAGATTTAGTCATATGGACAAGTATGATTAATGCATATGGACTGCATGGCCATGGTATGATGGCTACAAATTTATATAGAAAGATGGAGGCCAAGAACCTTTACCCTGATCATATAGCATTTTTGGCACTGCTTCATGCATGCAGTCATTCAGCATTAGTAGAAgaaggaaaaatgttttttcaactTATGCAACAAGAATATAAATTGGATCCATGGCCTGAACACTATGCCTGTCTGGTTGATCTTCTAGGTCGCGCAAATTTTTTGGAAGAGGCATTTGATTTAGTGAGAGGCATGAGACCAGAGCCTACAGCTGCTGTCTGGTGTGCTCTTCTTGGTGCCTGCAGAATTCATTCTAATATTGAGATAGGGGAGATAGCTTCAGGGAAGCTTCTTGAAATGGATCCGGATAATCCGGGAAATTATGTGCTTGTATCTAACTTATATGCAGCTGCAGAGAGATGGGATGATGTGGAGAAAGTGAGGATGAAAATGAAAGTGAGGGGACTGAAAAAAGACCCTGCTTGTAGTTGGATAGAGGTTGGAAATAAGGTTCATAACTTTACTTCTAGGGACAGGTCTCATCCAAATTCTGATGAAATATACAAAAAGCTCTCTCAGATAACTGATAAATTGAAGAGGGATGGAGGGTATGACCCTGAAACAAAGCACGTGCTACACAATGTGGAGGAGGAAGAGAAAGTAAAGATGCTTTACAGTCATAGTGAAAGGCTTGCAATTGCGTATGGTTTACT from Primulina eburnea isolate SZY01 chromosome 6, ASM2296580v1, whole genome shotgun sequence encodes:
- the LOC140833718 gene encoding pentatricopeptide repeat-containing protein At3g63370, chloroplastic isoform X3, whose amino-acid sequence is MASLIQLIDLNSVAASTTPFVHKNTWRNSTVRIHTTPIKTTSLREALLSLSNILVSSSQKNCLDKAYSSVLDLCASQKSLSHGKQIHAHVLKCNNVRDLPFLDTKLVLMYGKCGNLQEAEVLFEEMLERSIFTYNAMLGAYVLNGKSQAAIELYAEMRFWEIPLDAHTCCSVLKACAGFKDIYCGREIHGFGVKFGISCNDIFVNALANMYTKCNDLNAVVLLFNRMTGRGAELWNIMISAYSMNGMSREALRLFWEMQNVGVTPSTYTFVAALQACQDSLLGMQMHNIVLKSHIFSDRYVANALVVMYSKFSRIDEAIRVFTEMPERDNVSWNAMLSGYVQNGLYDEALKFFHEIVSSGQRLDQVSAISVLSACGRSGNLVNGMEVHACVLKNGMEFDLHVANTVIDMYAKCSKTNFMYYSFRRIYHKDPISWTTIIAGYIQNYCYEKALQLFKEVQVEGVDIDKMMLESALLACHWLHCILTVKEIHGYIVRRDFSDVIIQNTLVDVYGDCGKLDYARHIFGQIEVKNVVSWTSMITSYLDNGLACEALQLFFNMVRDDVELDSIAILTILSAAANLSALRKGKEIHGYLLRKYFHAEDLIASSLVDMYASCGDIDSSYAVFKSVKHRDLVIWTSMINAYGLHGHGMMATNLYRKMEAKNLYPDHIAFLALLHACSHSALVEEGKMFFQLMQQEYKLDPWPEHYACLVDLLGRANFLEEAFDLVRGMRPEPTAAVWCALLGACRIHSNIEIGEIASGKLLEMDPDNPGNYVLVSNLYAAAERWDDVEKVRMKMKVRGLKKDPACSWIEVGNKVHNFTSRDRSHPNSDEIYKKLSQITDKLKRDGGYDPETKHVLHNVEEEEKVKMLYSHSERLAIAYGLLVTPKEKPIRVTKNLRVCGDCHSFTKLVSKFCERDIIVRDANRFHSFKDGEVHKNMDRLQKWNSRMVVLVTCMYFPYSPMCKFLPKPGQWRFYLPESRFFRLRNLTFSNLSVEL
- the LOC140833718 gene encoding pentatricopeptide repeat-containing protein At3g63370, chloroplastic isoform X5 — encoded protein: MASLIQLIDLNSVAASTTPFVHKNTWRNSTVRIHTTPIKTTSLREALLSLSNILVSSSQKNCLDKAYSSVLDLCASQKSLSHGKQIHAHVLKCNNVRDLPFLDTKLVLMYGKCGNLQEAEVLFEEMLERSIFTYNAMLGAYVLNGKSQAAIELYAEMRFWEIPLDAHTCCSVLKACAGFKDIYCGREIHGFGVKFGISCNDIFVNALANMYTKCNDLNAVVLLFNRMTGRGAELWNIMISAYSMNGMSREALRLFWEMQNVGVTPSTYTFVAALQACQDSLLGMQMHNIVLKSHIFSDRYVANALVVMYSKFSRIDEAIRVFTEMPERDNVSWNAMLSGYVQNGLYDEALKFFHEIVSSGQRLDQVSAISVLSACGRSGNLVNGMEVHACVLKNGMEFDLHVANTVIDMYAKCSKTNFMYYSFRRIYHKDPISWTTIIAGYIQNYCYEKALQLFKEVQVEGVDIDKMMLESALLACHWLHCILTVKEIHGYIVRRDFSDVIIQNTLVDVYGDCGKLDYARHIFGQIEVKNVVSWTSMITSYLDNGLACEALQLFFNMVRDDVELDSIAILTILSAAANLSALRKGKEIHGYLLRKYFHAEDLIASSLVDMYASCGDIDSSYAVFKSVKHRDLVIWTSMINAYGLHGHGMMATNLYRKMEAKNLYPDHIAFLALLHACSHSALVEEGKMFFQLMQQEYKLDPWPEHYACLVDLLGRANFLEEAFDLVRGMRPEPTAAVWCALLGACRIHSNIEIGEIASGKLLEMDPDNPGNYVLVSNLYAAAERWDDVEKVRMKMKVRGLKKDPACSWIEVGNKVHNFTSRDRSHPNSDEIYKKLSQITDKLKRDGGYDPETKHVLHNVEEEEKVKMLYSHSERLAIAYGLLVTPKEKPIRVTKNLRVCGDCHSFTKLVSKFCERDIIVRDANRFHSFKDGEVHKNMDRLQKWNSRMVVLVTCMYFPYSPMCNVWISFLQGSREGQCFMSDYSNV